Proteins co-encoded in one Neofelis nebulosa isolate mNeoNeb1 chromosome 2, mNeoNeb1.pri, whole genome shotgun sequence genomic window:
- the FAM131C gene encoding protein FAM131C isoform X1 — protein sequence MGSCVSRDLFTSAHKDCPMPQGTGPLNPDLPSSHPPAVAPDHVTGKDKQMDFCWDPWQRCFQTTNGYLSDPRSCSSNYNVAALATSSLVGVVQSIKDHITKPTAMARGRVAHLIEWKGWRAQRSGWEPSPAEDEHYCCLPDELREARFAAGVAEQFAITEATLSAWSSLDNEELHPENSPQDVVQLQDLENVYLQDSLLSGPSQDDSLLAFSSPGLSPDGWPSPDEPPVTAADPQPPSPEQQHRRRLPRGPGPEGGAHLQGSLPSVDSISLSEEEDEVFYN from the exons ATGGGCTCCTGCGTGTCGCGAG ATCTGTTCACAAGTGCCCACAAGGACTGCCCCATGCCCCAGGGCACGGGTCCTCTGAACCCAGACTTGCCCTCCAGCCATCCCCCTGCTGTCGCTCCAGACCATGTCACTGGCAAG GACAAACAGATGGATTTCTGTTGGGATCCTTGGCAG AGGTGCTTCCAGACCACCAACGGCTACCTGTCTGATCCCAGGTCCTGCTCCAGCAACTACAATGTGGCGGCTCTAGCCACCTCGTCCCTTGTGG GGGTGGTGCAGAGCATCAAGGACCACATCACGAAGCCCACGGCCATGGCGCGTGGCCGCGTGGCTCACCTCATCGAGTGGAAGGGCTGGCGTGCCCAGCGGTCGGGCTGGGAGCCATCCCCTGCTGAGGATGAGCATTACTGTTGCCTGCCAGACGAGCTGCGGGAGGCCCGCTTTGCTGCAG GGGTCGCCGAACAGTTTGCCATCACAGAGGCCACACTGAGCGCCTGGTCCTCGCTGGACAATGAGGAGCTTCACCCCGAGAACAGCCCTCAGGACGTCGTCCAGCTACAGG ACCTAGAGAACGTCTACCTTCAGGACAGTCTTCTGAGCGGCCCCTCCCAGGATGACAGTCTTCtggccttctcttcccctggccTCTCCCCCGATGGCTGGCCCTCACCCGATGAGCCCCCCGTCACAGCTGCcgacccccagccccccagccctgaACAGCAGCATCGGAGGCGGCTGCCTAGGGGCCCGGGGCCTGAGGGTGGGGCCCACCtgcagggctccctcccctcggTGGACAGCATCTCCCTCtcggaggaggaggacgaggtgTTCTACAACTGA
- the FAM131C gene encoding protein FAM131C isoform X2: MPQGTGPLNPDLPSSHPPAVAPDHVTGKDKQMDFCWDPWQRCFQTTNGYLSDPRSCSSNYNVAALATSSLVGVVQSIKDHITKPTAMARGRVAHLIEWKGWRAQRSGWEPSPAEDEHYCCLPDELREARFAAGVAEQFAITEATLSAWSSLDNEELHPENSPQDVVQLQDLENVYLQDSLLSGPSQDDSLLAFSSPGLSPDGWPSPDEPPVTAADPQPPSPEQQHRRRLPRGPGPEGGAHLQGSLPSVDSISLSEEEDEVFYN; the protein is encoded by the exons ATGCCCCAGGGCACGGGTCCTCTGAACCCAGACTTGCCCTCCAGCCATCCCCCTGCTGTCGCTCCAGACCATGTCACTGGCAAG GACAAACAGATGGATTTCTGTTGGGATCCTTGGCAG AGGTGCTTCCAGACCACCAACGGCTACCTGTCTGATCCCAGGTCCTGCTCCAGCAACTACAATGTGGCGGCTCTAGCCACCTCGTCCCTTGTGG GGGTGGTGCAGAGCATCAAGGACCACATCACGAAGCCCACGGCCATGGCGCGTGGCCGCGTGGCTCACCTCATCGAGTGGAAGGGCTGGCGTGCCCAGCGGTCGGGCTGGGAGCCATCCCCTGCTGAGGATGAGCATTACTGTTGCCTGCCAGACGAGCTGCGGGAGGCCCGCTTTGCTGCAG GGGTCGCCGAACAGTTTGCCATCACAGAGGCCACACTGAGCGCCTGGTCCTCGCTGGACAATGAGGAGCTTCACCCCGAGAACAGCCCTCAGGACGTCGTCCAGCTACAGG ACCTAGAGAACGTCTACCTTCAGGACAGTCTTCTGAGCGGCCCCTCCCAGGATGACAGTCTTCtggccttctcttcccctggccTCTCCCCCGATGGCTGGCCCTCACCCGATGAGCCCCCCGTCACAGCTGCcgacccccagccccccagccctgaACAGCAGCATCGGAGGCGGCTGCCTAGGGGCCCGGGGCCTGAGGGTGGGGCCCACCtgcagggctccctcccctcggTGGACAGCATCTCCCTCtcggaggaggaggacgaggtgTTCTACAACTGA